In Pirellula sp. SH-Sr6A, the DNA window GACGGAGAGATTCGTCGACAACATCACGTCGATCACCCCAGGTGCTTTGCGCGGGGGAATTCAAGCGTTGGCTGGGCATCCTGAGCGGAATGAAATCTTGGTCGGAGGTGCAGATGGTGCTCCGAAGATCTATCGGATTTTCCGTCAGACTGCTCGCGTCATCGGCGATGACGCCAATTTGATTCGTCAGCTGGAACCATTACCCGGACGCATTTTCGATGTCTCCATCAGTCCGGATGGTAAGTACTTAGCGGCCTGTGCGACGCTGGATGGGAAGAGCTGGATCAAAGTTTGGTCGTACGATGTGGACAGCCAAATGCCGGATGACATCAAGAAGATTCAATCCAAAAGGAGTTTGAGTCGAACCAAGGAGGAGAAGGACAAGCTCGAGGCATATGTCACGGCTCAGCCAGCCGTTCTAGCATCCTGGGAGATTCCCAACGCAGCGATTTATGCTTTGGATATCGACGGCAACGGAAGGCTGGTGGCGGGCGGTTCCGATGGAAAGCTTCGGGCGTGGCAGATCGGTGATCAGAAGCCGATCGTAGAGCGTGACGCGACTCCATCGCAGTCGATTCTTCCGCAATCGGACGCGGCGCTCGCATCACTCAAACGATCGCGTCTGGACGATTTGCATTCCCAATGGACGGAGGAGAATCAAGCGGCTGCTACCTCGGGAGCTTGGAAGGTTCCATCCGCTGCTGAGATCCGCGAGATAGTCGTGGAGCCCGCGACCGTCACGCTGAAGCATTGGAATGACTCGGTGCAGTTCACGGTTCGCGGAAAGACCTCCGAGGGGAAGGAGTTCGATGTTTCGAGTCATGCCGTCTACTCAATCGTCGACACCGAGGCGGCCTGGGTGAGCCCGCGCGGCTGGCTCGTTCCATTAGCGAACGCTGTGACGAAGGTGCGAATTCAGTTTGGCGAACAAATCCGGGAGATCCCGGTCGAGGTCCGCACCGAAGCTTCACAGCCGATGGATTTCATTCGAGACGTCAATCCAGTCCTTTCCAAACTGGGCTGCAATTCAGGGACTTGTCACGGTGCTCAGGCAGGTAAGAGTGGATTCAAACTTTCGCTTCGGGGGTATGATCCGGTCTTTGATATTCGATCGCTTGCCGATGACTTGGCCGGCCGACGGCTCAACCCAGCCTCCCCACTCGATAGTTTGATCCTCACCAAACCGCTTGGATTGGTACCGCATGTCGGTGGAAAACTATTCCACGAAGGGGATGTTCAAGCGTTGGTATTGCGGCAGTGGATCTCGGAAGGTGCATCTGTACGTTTCGACTCTCCAAAAGTCGTCTCCATCGCCATCAGCCCTCAGAATCCGATCGCAGAGGATGTTCAACAGTTGACTCAGTTTCGAGTCGTGGCCACGTATGCAGATGGCGTGACGCGAGACGTGACGCGGGAATCCTTTATCGAATCGAGCAATGCAGAGGTCGCGGCGGTGGTCGACGGTGGACGCGTTCAATCGGTTCGACGTGGTGAAGCTCCGATCCTGGCCCGTTTTGAAGGGGCCTACGCTGCGACAACAATGACGGTGATGGGGAAACGAGAAGGTTACGATTGGGAACCCTCTCCCACGAGCAATCCCATCGATAGCACGGTCGCCAAAAAGTGGCAGCGATTGAAAATTAGCCCTTCCGATCTCTGTACGGACGCCGAGTTTTTGCGAAGAGTTTATATTGACTTGACCGGTCTCCCGCCAACGGCCGATCAAGTTCGCGCGTTCCTCAAAGAGGAAACGCCCACGAAGGAGAAGCGAGAGCGAGTGGTCGATCAACTCGTCGGTAGCGAAGCGTATGTCGAGCACTGGACTAACAAGTGGTCGGATCTTCTTCAGGTGAACTCGAAATTCCTCGGGAAAGAGGGAGCGACAAGTTTCCGCGATTGGATTCGGGCGAGCATTGCCTCCAACAAGCCTTACGATCAGTTTGTTCGCGAAATCGTGAGCGCCTCAGGATCCAACCGTGAGAACCCTCCGGCGTCTTACTACAAGATCCTGAGAAATCCGGAAGACACGGTGGAGAACACGACACACCTTTTCCTCGGTATCCGATTCAATTGCAACAAGTGCCACGACCATCCTTTTGAGCGATGGACACAGGATCAGTACTATCAAACCGCAGCCTTCTTCTCCCAAGTTGAATTGAAGAAAGACCCAGCGTCTGAGAACAAGACCATTGGAGGTACGGCAGTCGAAGGCGCAAAACCTCTCTACGAAATCGTATCCGATACCGGCACTGCAGAGCTCAAGCATCAGAGGACGCAACAAACCATTGCACCTAAGTTCCCGTTCGAAGCGGAGCACACCCATGCGGACGATGCTAGCCGTCGAGCTACCTTCGCCGCTTGGTTGACGAGTCCCAAGAATCCTTACTTCGCACGCAGCTTTGTCAACCGCATGTGGGGTTACATGCTCGGCAAGGGTCTCATCGAACCTATCGACGATATCCGAGCTGGGAATCCAGCGAGCAACCCGGAGCTTCTTGCGTTGCTAGAGCAATCGTTCTTGGATCAAAAATTCGACACGCAGCAATTGCTCAAAGCGATTTGCAAGTCCGAGACATATCAGCGCTCGATCGCAACGAACGATTGGAATGCGGATGACGATCGAAACTATTCCCACGCGTTGCCTCGAAGATTGCCGGCGGAGGTTCTCTTCGACGCCATTCACAGGGTCACCGGATCGCAAGCAAAGATACCTGGTCAAGCTCCTGGAACGCGAGCCGCATCGTTGGCGGATGCGGATGCTGGATTGCCAGATGGCTTTCTCAATAATCTTGGCCGCCCTCCTCGAGAAAGCGCCTGCGAATGCGAGCGATCGAGCGAATTGCGATTGGGGTCTGTGATGGCATTGGTCAGCGGTCCGACCTTGGGTTCGGCCATTTCCGATCAGAACAATTCGATTCGCCAGATGGTTCGGGAAATCGACTCCGATGCGGAGTTGGTGGAGGAGTTGTTTCTGCAAGTTCTCAACCGGCCGGCCACCGAGAAGGAGGTCGAGTCGGCATTGACTGTGCTCCAGCAGATCGATTTGGATCACCAAGCGTTGACCCGATCCTTAGCTGAAAAGGAAGCTTGGTGGGCGGAAGAAAGACCGAAGCGGCAAGCGAAGTTGGACGAAGAGAAGGCGAAGACGGTTCAACTTCTCGCTGAGCGAGAAGCCGCTATTCGACCGGCACGCGATGCGGCAGAAAAGGCTCGGCTTGAACGACTGGAAGCCGCCCGAGCAGAGTTGCAGTCGTTCGAGTCGTCTCTGCCAAAGAAGTTGGACGAATTCCTTGCAGTCAATGGAAATGGGGCCGAATGGATTCCGCTTCTGCCGAGAGCGATGAAGGCGTCGAACAAGGGAAATCTCGTCTCGATGCCAGATCGATCGATCGTTGGTAGCAACGTCGATGAAAAGGGGATATACACGATCGATACTCGACCTCCAGCCATTTCCATCCAAGCGGTTCGCCTGGAGGCGCTGACGTTGGAGGGTACTCCCGACAAGGGGCCAGGAGTTTCCGACAATGGAAATTTTGTCCTCACGGAGATCGAACTTTTTGTAGGGGATCCTTCCAAGCCGAAGCAGATGCGAAAGCTGAAGTTGGTGAAGGGCATCACCGATTTTGACCAAAGTGGGTTTTCTGCCGCTGCGGCAATCGATGACAAACTCAACGACCAAGGAGGCTGGGCGGTAGCAGGTGCGACCGGCACGGAGCACTGGGCCGTATTCCAGTTAGCAGAGCCTTTGCAATTGGGTAAAGGGGAAGTGCTACAATGGCGATTGCATCAGTTCCACAATGCTGCCAAGCACAGGCTGGGGCATTTCCGGTTGAGCGTGGCAGCTTTAGAAGGAGAGCTCACTTTGGGGCTTTCCGAGACATTGCAAGCGTATGCAAATACATCTTCGGACGCGAGGAAGGAATCGGTATCGAACGCGGCGATCCAATACTTCAAGGTGAGTTCTGCGGAACGGGTGAGGCTGCAGGACAAATTCAATCTGGAGAATCGACCTTTGCCGGAAGATGCGATGGTCGCTTCCTATAAGAAAAGTATAGAGAGATTGTCGATCCCCACTCCCGAGGACCCTGCGACTGTTCGACTTCGCGAGGATGCCAATGAGAGTGAAAAGCAACGGACTCAATTGCGAGTTACGGCGGCCGAAGACATCACCTGGGCTTTGATCAACAGCCCGGCGTTTCTGTTCAATCATTAAGAGCATTCAGAGAGTTCAAAAAGGAGTTATTATGTTTCGCTTGATTGGTCGACCAGGGCGCGATTTGTGTGATCACGGCTTGCAGGTTTCTCGCAGGGACGTCCTACGCGTCGGGGCGAGCGGAATGCTCGGACTTTCTCTTCCATCGCTATTGCGATTGCAGCATGCTCAAGGGGGCGAGGGTGGAGGTGGTGCGGGCTGGAACAAGGCCAAACGCATCATCATGGTTTATCTCCAAGGAGGTCCTAGCCACATCGACCTTTGGGACCCGAAGGAAAATGTACCGGATAAAGTGAGGAGCGTGTTCAAGCCGATCTCCACCAAGATTCCCGGCGTGCAATTCACTGAGAATCTTCCGCGATTGAGTCAGGTGAATGACAAGTTCACCATGATCCGTTCCATGAGCTATACACCGAACGGGTTGTTCAATCATACAGCTGCGATCTATCAGATGATGACTGGTTACACGACCGACAAAGTGAGTCCGTCGGGGCAATTGGAGCCTCCATCCCCAAAAGACTTTCCCAATTTCGGATCCAACATCATCAGGCTTCGGCCCGCTGACGAACCGATGTTGCCGTTTGTTATGCTCCCTCGTCCACTGCAGGAGTCCAACGTCGTCGGCAAGGGAGGTGCAGCTGGATTTCTCGGGAAAGCGTTCGATCCTTACACGCTTTATCCGGAGGGAGATGACATGGATCTCAGCAAGATGGAGCGCATCAATGTCAGCGATCTGCAGTTGCGTCCAGAGGTCTTCGCCGTCCGATTAAAGCGACGTGCGCAGCTACGAGACTTGATCAATGCCCAAATGCCAACGATCAACGCCGCGGTGGAAAACCAGCAGCTCGATGAATACTTTGATCAAGCGCTGTCGCTCGTCGTTTCCGGTAAGGCTCGCGAAGCGTTCGATCTTTCGCAGGAATCGGAAATGCTTCGGGAGGCATATGGTCGCAACACATTCGGTCAAAGCTGTTTGCTCGCGCGCCGATTGATCGAAGCGGGGACGCGGGTCGTCGAGGTCATTTGGCCCAAAGTGGCGAATAGCGACAATCATTCGTGGGATCATCACGTGGATCTTTCCAAGCGGATGAAGAATCAATCCGCTCCGATGCTCGACGCCGGGTTATCGACGCTTGTCGAAGATCTGGATCAGCGAGGATTGCTGGAGGACACACTCGTCGTCGCCGTCGGCGAGTTTGGCCGTTCCCCCGAGCGAGGCGTGAGCACGAGTGGTAACGGCAACTCCGACGATGGTCGCGATCACTGGCCGTATTGTTACACGTCGGTCCTGGCGGGCGCAGGGATCAAACGCGGATACGTGCACGGAGCGAGCGACAAAACGGCGAGTTCCCCGGTCGACAAGCCGGTACACCCCGCCCAATTGCTGGCGACGATATACCATGCGTTCGGGATCGATCCCGAGACCATCGTTTACAACCATCTCAATCAGCCTCGCGAGCTGGTCAAAGCCCAGGCTGTCACCGAGCTCTTCAGCTAGTATTCCAGAGCGTTTGAATACGTTTGGGAGCTTCATTTTTGAGAATGCGAGAGTCGGTTATTCTACGGCTCTTGCAGCGGAGGAGAACGCCGGAAGACCTGCGCGGGATTCTATGCTACGATTACAACGCCGAGCTTGAGACCTTGGCTTGTATCGTTACCAATTCGAGTCTCGCGTAGCGGTTGCTGCCTGGGGCGTTGGAAAAAGGAAGCGCAGGAGTGACGACAAAACGGAAGATCGTTCAACTAGCCGTGGTTCAGATGAGCTGTTCCACTTCGCAATCGGAAAATATCGCGAAAGCAGTTCGGTGCATCGATCAGGCGGCGGACCGCGGGGCGAACATTGTTTGTCTGCAAGAGTTGTTCAACGCGCCGTATCCATGTCAAAGCGAGGACCACGATCGATTCGAATGGGCGGAACCGATTCCTGGACCGACCAGCGTTGCGATGCAGGACGCGGCGAAAAAGCTAGGGGTCGTTGTCACGGGTTCTATCTTTGAACGACGAGCTCACGGGCTCTATCACAACACCGCCGTGGTTTACGACGCCGATGGATCTCTCAAGGGGTTTTATCGGAAGATGCACATTCCAGACGATCCTCTTTACTACGAGAAGTTTTACTTCACCCCCGGCGACACCGGGTTCACCATCGCAGACACCTTGTTTGGAAGAATTGGCGTGGGAGTTTGCTGGGATCAGTGGTATCCGGAAGCAGCGAGACTTTTTGCTCTGCGCGGAGCGGAGATTTTGTTGTATCCCACCGCGATTGGATGGTTGGAATCCGACAAAGCGGAGTATGGAACGAGCCAGCACGAGTCTTGGGAAACGATGATGCGATCGCATGCCATCGCCAACGGAGTCTTTGTCGGTGCCGCCAATCGAGTCGGTCGCGAGGATGCGTTGGAATTCTGGGGAGGTTCGTTCGTGTACGATCCTGCGGGCGTCCTTCTGCATCGCGCCTCGCACGATCGGGAGGAAATTGTCATCGTTGAATGCGATTTGCAGCGAATCGATCAACAGCGCACCCATTGGCCTTTCCTTCGGGATCGTCGCGTCGATGCCTATGGTGATTTGACAAAACGATTTATCGATGGAACAGGAGCGGGCGCATGATGGCGCGTTACGCCAGTGAAGCTGGTTTTCGGTGGGTCGCAGAATGGGAGCCCCACGAGGCGACATGGATCTCCTGGCCTCACAATGAAGAGACTTGGCCGGGCCTTTTTGATTTGATCCCACCGGTCACCGAGCGGATGATCCGAATCCTAGCTGATGTGGAGCATGTTCATGTATTGGGGGGACCCGAGGAAAGCTGCCAGCGTGCCACCAAACAGCTTGCTGATTGCCAGAATGTGACGGTGCATCCGATTGCAACGAATGATTGTTGGATTCGCGACTATGGACCCACCTTTGTCGTGCATTTAGAGGGGGATCGACTCGGTGCGATTCTTTGGCGTTTCAATGCGTGGGGCAACAAATACCATCCGCACGATTGGGATGCCGCTGCCAACAATGCCATCTGCGATGCGTTGGATACGTCCAGCCCCTCAGCGGTCGCTCGTTTTGCCTCTCAACTGGTTTGCGAAGGGGGAGGATTGGAAACCGACGGCGAGGGGACGTTGCTCACGACGAGCAGTTGTCTTCTCTCCTATGCTCGCAATCCAGATTGGGAGCGATCTCGGATCGAGAGCGAGTTGATGCGGATGTTGGCTGTCGAAAAGGTGCTTTGGATTGATGGCGGAGAGCTGGCCGGAGACGATACAGACAGTCATATCGATCAGCTTGTCCGATTCGTACGACCAGGAGTCGTGGTGGCCGCGGTTTCCTATAGTTTTGAAGACAGCAACGCGGAGAAGTTAGCCAATCAATACGAGTTGCTTAAGCAAGTCACCGATGCTCGGGGGCGTTCCTTGGAGATCATACCCTTGGTGATCCCTCCTCCCAGGTATGTGCAGGGTAAACGCGTCCCGGAAAGCTATTGCAATTTTTATATCGCGAATGGAATTGTGATCGTTCCCGTCTTCGGATACCGCGAGACCGATGATGCGGCGTTGCGAATTTTAAGCGACCTGTTCCCGGACCGCACCATTGTTCCTCTGGACGCGTCCAATTTCATTTGGGGGCTAGGAGCTTTTCATTGTGCCACGCAACAACAGCCTCGTGTCACGAACAGACCTTGAACCTCGATGGATAACCAATTGCAACCTGATTCGATCGCTGCTCGAGAAGCGGCAGTAAATCCAGAAGCGTCCCGCCCCCCACGCGACGGGCTGGTGACTCTGTTTCGGGGCACCGGAATTTTGGAGGGAATTTCGTATCTGGTGCTTCTATTCATTGCGATGCCGGTCAAGTACGGACTGAAGGAACCCATTCTCGTAGAGATCTTCGGTGCAGCCCATGGTTTTTTGTTCGTCGCCTACGTGTTCTTGGCTGCCTTGACAATAGGGCTCAGGAAGTGGCCGGCTTGGGTGTTTCTTCAAGCCTTTCTCGCATCGCTGCTCCCGTTTGGAACGTTCTGGATGGATCGGCGGATCGCAAGCAGGGAGTTACTCGATCCCAAACGCGCGTCGTAAATCGTCGATGACGTCGGGGGGCATTGAACAAACCGTTCCAATCGATCGAGCGTTGATGATTGCTTCGGCGGTCGATTCGAAGACTTCCAATCGATCGAATGCATCGAGAATGGTGGTCCCCATCACCACCACGCCGTCGTTCTCCACGATACCCGCTGGGTTATTGGGCTGGATGAAGTCGCCGATGGTTTTGGATGCAGGTGTGTTGCGAAGTCCGTCGATGTATTGCGTTCCATAGGGAATACGTGGGACTTCGCGAAGAAACAGATAGCTTTCAGGAATGGTGCGAGCGTCAAGCGGAGAATCCGTGATGCTGAAGGCAGTGGCATTGACCGGGTGAGCGAAGACGATGGACCGGATGCTGGGATAGCGTTTGTAAAGCTCGCGGTGCAGCTCGGAGGCGCGACTGGGTGTTTTGCCTTCTTCGTGAGCTCCCTCTTCCACGAGGACCAAGTCTTCAACTTGCAGGAGTTCTCGATCGAGTTGCGAAGGGGTGATGAGAAATGAATCGTTGCCGAGTCGCGCGGAGTAGCTCCCTTCGGTGCTGATTAAAAGGCGTTGGCGGCATCCGCGTTTGAGGAAGTCGATCAGTTGTTTGCGGCATTCGAGTTCCAAGTGGCTTGGTGGCCCGGGTGTCATCGTACGCGTGGAAACACGTCGGGAGTTGGCGATGGCGAGTTCCTGTTCGTCCAAGTAGCGAATGTTTCCCAGGTGCTGCGCTTTGATCAGAGTCTTGGATGCAAACTCCAGTGCCTCAAAGCGCTGGAATGCGTGGGAGAGAGACGTGCCACCGACGACGACTCCGTGATTTTCCAGCACAACGCTGTCGCAGCCATTGCGAAACTGTTCGGCGATGTTCGTTCCTAGTTCCTTGCTCCCGGGGAGTGCATAGGGCGCGAATCCCACTTTGCCTCCCATAAAGTAGGCTTGATGAAAGATCCGCGTGTTGGGAACCATTCGGCAGATACTGAATGCGACGAGTGCGACCGGGTGAGCGTGAACGATCGCTCGGATATCCGGTCGAACACGGTAGATCGCATCGTGAAAAGGGAATTCCGAGGAGGGGGGGTGCGGTCCTTCCACACGGTTTTCCGGATCGACTCGCACGATATCGGACCGCGAGAGGCTCCCTTTGTCGACGCGAGCGGGCGTGATCCAAGTGCTGCCATCGCTCTCCCGGATGGAGAGATTCCCACCCGATGTCGTCGTCATGCGATAGCGATAGATCCGCTCCATCGCTTGCATGA includes these proteins:
- a CDS encoding DUF1549 domain-containing protein, with the translated sequence MRTLPRWGISRCSLLVLGIAFTWGASHATFGADETSAPKGPVSFSREVLPILRDQCFGCHQPAKSEGSYSMTEYDAMLRAGESGEPGIVPGNAARSHLIAEIVPKDGKAEMPKGKAPLKESEIETIRRWIDEGAKNDSPATSRKLSLENPPAYTRPPNINSIRFTPDGREVVLTGFHEVLVFSTDAWELKNRLVGISPRIESIACSPDGKWIAVAAGEPGVRGELQIWNHENNTLHRSFSIGNDTLFGVNWSPDSTLLSFGCSDNSVRAITLDGEQKFFSRVHEDWPRATAFTVDGKHLISVARDMTVKLTEVETERFVDNITSITPGALRGGIQALAGHPERNEILVGGADGAPKIYRIFRQTARVIGDDANLIRQLEPLPGRIFDVSISPDGKYLAACATLDGKSWIKVWSYDVDSQMPDDIKKIQSKRSLSRTKEEKDKLEAYVTAQPAVLASWEIPNAAIYALDIDGNGRLVAGGSDGKLRAWQIGDQKPIVERDATPSQSILPQSDAALASLKRSRLDDLHSQWTEENQAAATSGAWKVPSAAEIREIVVEPATVTLKHWNDSVQFTVRGKTSEGKEFDVSSHAVYSIVDTEAAWVSPRGWLVPLANAVTKVRIQFGEQIREIPVEVRTEASQPMDFIRDVNPVLSKLGCNSGTCHGAQAGKSGFKLSLRGYDPVFDIRSLADDLAGRRLNPASPLDSLILTKPLGLVPHVGGKLFHEGDVQALVLRQWISEGASVRFDSPKVVSIAISPQNPIAEDVQQLTQFRVVATYADGVTRDVTRESFIESSNAEVAAVVDGGRVQSVRRGEAPILARFEGAYAATTMTVMGKREGYDWEPSPTSNPIDSTVAKKWQRLKISPSDLCTDAEFLRRVYIDLTGLPPTADQVRAFLKEETPTKEKRERVVDQLVGSEAYVEHWTNKWSDLLQVNSKFLGKEGATSFRDWIRASIASNKPYDQFVREIVSASGSNRENPPASYYKILRNPEDTVENTTHLFLGIRFNCNKCHDHPFERWTQDQYYQTAAFFSQVELKKDPASENKTIGGTAVEGAKPLYEIVSDTGTAELKHQRTQQTIAPKFPFEAEHTHADDASRRATFAAWLTSPKNPYFARSFVNRMWGYMLGKGLIEPIDDIRAGNPASNPELLALLEQSFLDQKFDTQQLLKAICKSETYQRSIATNDWNADDDRNYSHALPRRLPAEVLFDAIHRVTGSQAKIPGQAPGTRAASLADADAGLPDGFLNNLGRPPRESACECERSSELRLGSVMALVSGPTLGSAISDQNNSIRQMVREIDSDAELVEELFLQVLNRPATEKEVESALTVLQQIDLDHQALTRSLAEKEAWWAEERPKRQAKLDEEKAKTVQLLAEREAAIRPARDAAEKARLERLEAARAELQSFESSLPKKLDEFLAVNGNGAEWIPLLPRAMKASNKGNLVSMPDRSIVGSNVDEKGIYTIDTRPPAISIQAVRLEALTLEGTPDKGPGVSDNGNFVLTEIELFVGDPSKPKQMRKLKLVKGITDFDQSGFSAAAAIDDKLNDQGGWAVAGATGTEHWAVFQLAEPLQLGKGEVLQWRLHQFHNAAKHRLGHFRLSVAALEGELTLGLSETLQAYANTSSDARKESVSNAAIQYFKVSSAERVRLQDKFNLENRPLPEDAMVASYKKSIERLSIPTPEDPATVRLREDANESEKQRTQLRVTAAEDITWALINSPAFLFNH
- a CDS encoding DUF1501 domain-containing protein, with product MFRLIGRPGRDLCDHGLQVSRRDVLRVGASGMLGLSLPSLLRLQHAQGGEGGGGAGWNKAKRIIMVYLQGGPSHIDLWDPKENVPDKVRSVFKPISTKIPGVQFTENLPRLSQVNDKFTMIRSMSYTPNGLFNHTAAIYQMMTGYTTDKVSPSGQLEPPSPKDFPNFGSNIIRLRPADEPMLPFVMLPRPLQESNVVGKGGAAGFLGKAFDPYTLYPEGDDMDLSKMERINVSDLQLRPEVFAVRLKRRAQLRDLINAQMPTINAAVENQQLDEYFDQALSLVVSGKAREAFDLSQESEMLREAYGRNTFGQSCLLARRLIEAGTRVVEVIWPKVANSDNHSWDHHVDLSKRMKNQSAPMLDAGLSTLVEDLDQRGLLEDTLVVAVGEFGRSPERGVSTSGNGNSDDGRDHWPYCYTSVLAGAGIKRGYVHGASDKTASSPVDKPVHPAQLLATIYHAFGIDPETIVYNHLNQPRELVKAQAVTELFS
- a CDS encoding carbon-nitrogen hydrolase, which gives rise to MTTKRKIVQLAVVQMSCSTSQSENIAKAVRCIDQAADRGANIVCLQELFNAPYPCQSEDHDRFEWAEPIPGPTSVAMQDAAKKLGVVVTGSIFERRAHGLYHNTAVVYDADGSLKGFYRKMHIPDDPLYYEKFYFTPGDTGFTIADTLFGRIGVGVCWDQWYPEAARLFALRGAEILLYPTAIGWLESDKAEYGTSQHESWETMMRSHAIANGVFVGAANRVGREDALEFWGGSFVYDPAGVLLHRASHDREEIVIVECDLQRIDQQRTHWPFLRDRRVDAYGDLTKRFIDGTGAGA
- a CDS encoding agmatine/peptidylarginine deiminase, which encodes MMARYASEAGFRWVAEWEPHEATWISWPHNEETWPGLFDLIPPVTERMIRILADVEHVHVLGGPEESCQRATKQLADCQNVTVHPIATNDCWIRDYGPTFVVHLEGDRLGAILWRFNAWGNKYHPHDWDAAANNAICDALDTSSPSAVARFASQLVCEGGGLETDGEGTLLTTSSCLLSYARNPDWERSRIESELMRMLAVEKVLWIDGGELAGDDTDSHIDQLVRFVRPGVVVAAVSYSFEDSNAEKLANQYELLKQVTDARGRSLEIIPLVIPPPRYVQGKRVPESYCNFYIANGIVIVPVFGYRETDDAALRILSDLFPDRTIVPLDASNFIWGLGAFHCATQQQPRVTNRP
- a CDS encoding DUF3817 domain-containing protein, which encodes MDNQLQPDSIAAREAAVNPEASRPPRDGLVTLFRGTGILEGISYLVLLFIAMPVKYGLKEPILVEIFGAAHGFLFVAYVFLAALTIGLRKWPAWVFLQAFLASLLPFGTFWMDRRIASRELLDPKRAS
- a CDS encoding class II aldolase/adducin family protein, giving the protein MPEWTRNCIHPRDEIMQAMERIYRYRMTTTSGGNLSIRESDGSTWITPARVDKGSLSRSDIVRVDPENRVEGPHPPSSEFPFHDAIYRVRPDIRAIVHAHPVALVAFSICRMVPNTRIFHQAYFMGGKVGFAPYALPGSKELGTNIAEQFRNGCDSVVLENHGVVVGGTSLSHAFQRFEALEFASKTLIKAQHLGNIRYLDEQELAIANSRRVSTRTMTPGPPSHLELECRKQLIDFLKRGCRQRLLISTEGSYSARLGNDSFLITPSQLDRELLQVEDLVLVEEGAHEEGKTPSRASELHRELYKRYPSIRSIVFAHPVNATAFSITDSPLDARTIPESYLFLREVPRIPYGTQYIDGLRNTPASKTIGDFIQPNNPAGIVENDGVVVMGTTILDAFDRLEVFESTAEAIINARSIGTVCSMPPDVIDDLRRAFGIE